A section of the Ranitomeya imitator isolate aRanImi1 chromosome 7, aRanImi1.pri, whole genome shotgun sequence genome encodes:
- the GULP1 gene encoding PTB domain-containing engulfment adapter protein 1 isoform X1, which translates to MSSSSSPPPQQQRVSESESDEELSEGTETGGDIQVEEEPSSPAAAAAERPAQHEGSPRRSQSRRTRRRGRPSASQCAPAYDSDIDIEALIEEVREREPLWNMADRRHADTSVTRRLWLEVCRHIFARWEDLLPQQQSKLCSKVRKRWRSLRDRFKREFNEEMQAPSGSAGRKKRRYRYGPALSFLRQTMLSRVTYSSHRAPASTSAPSEAIPPESATGDHVGRPHTSHPSVPSTSSTSTSGAQPSLFASDGQQIAFPLPHPSDPTPPLGSWRQRQRGQERSYAPEFLHLNAGFQNSFKILGEQVTAGFSMVQSRMSENHHEISSRLDRLHLDVSQAPANLFFQSMLRSMEKLSFDQQMRVMNSCHNALLKVINEPQSTPTPPHTSQSQFQHHAPQYHRQSQYPHQSQYPHQYQYQTRPTTQMYSPVFSSSLPSFPSPGSFPPTPTQPPSGQPPVFHPPSTADQTGRVSPIPPTDVVQPSSPSSHSYSTRHYQDL; encoded by the exons atgtcctcttccagcagccctcctccacagcaacagcgggtatcg gaatcagaatccgatgaggagctgtcggaagggaccgagacgggtggagacatccaagtggaggaggaaccaagt tctcctgctgctgctgctgctgaacgtccagcacagcatgaaggttctcccaggcgctcccagagtcggcggactcgacgccgcggtcggccatca gcttcacagtgtgctcccgcatATGATTCAGACATTGATAtcgaagccctcatcgaggaggttcgtgagcgggagccactgtggaacatggctgaccgcaggcatgctgataccagtgtcacccgtcggctctggttggaagtatgccggcacatctttgcgaggtgggaggaccttcttccacagcagcagagcaaactat gtagcaaggttaggaagcggtggcggtcactgagggatcgctttaagagggaattcaacgaggagatgcaggccccgagtggctcagcaggaaggaagaagaggaggtatagatacggccctgccctctccttcctgaggcaaaccatgctgagtagagt cacctactccagccaccgtgcgcctgcatctacctctgcgccctctgaagcgatccctcctgagtccgccaccggggaccacgtcggtaggccccacacctctcacccctctgtcccctccacttcatccacctctaccagtggagcgcagccttccttattcgcatctgatggtcaacagatagcgttccctttaccccacccctcggaccctacaccaccgttaggttcgtggcggcagcgtcagaggggtcaggaaaggagctatgctcctgagttcttgcatctaaatgcaggcttccaaaattcatttaaaattttgggagaacaagtgactgctggtttcagcatggtgcaatctcgcatgagtgaaaaccaccatgaaatcagcagtcgcttggataggctgcatttagatgtaagtcaagctccagcaaatcttttttttcagtccatgctcaggagcatggagaagctttcttttgatcagcagatgcgggtaatgaatagctgccataacgctcttctgaaggtcatcaatgaaccacaatctacccccacacctccccacacatcccagtcccaatttcaacaccatgccccacaatatcaccgccagtcccaatatccacatcagtcccaatatccacatcagtaccaataccaaacccggcccacaacccaaatgtattcacccgtgttttcttcgtctttgcccagctttccttccccaggaagttttccacctaccccaacacaacccccctctggtcagcctcctgttttccaccccccttccactgcagaccaaacaggtagggtttccccaatcccacctaccgacgtggtccaaccttccagcccctcctcccatagttactccacccgacactaccaagacctgtga